A segment of the Carya illinoinensis cultivar Pawnee chromosome 1, C.illinoinensisPawnee_v1, whole genome shotgun sequence genome:
attttgaaaaattgtaataactattaattattagataaaaaagtacgaaagaaaaattaaaaagtgtttgtatttgaataataatttaacgttgaaattagatgagatagaGTGAGGCCAATTGCTTATCCAAATATGGCCtttctccttttataaaaacaaaaaagagacaGAAAATGATCCAATGTGATAATAGAACATAAATCATGTATGTCTTTAATACGTTATCAAGAGATTATAACATATTAATCTTGTCATTTGTCTTTTTTTGTCCTGTCGATGTTTAATCTAAATCATTTATTATTAAagtataaaacttaaaattgatTGAACTATTGTTatttgtataatataatattacaataattataataaattaatagattaaatgatataaaatataaaaatttatatataaaataaatgtaacaTATCAATTTACAATTAACGTCTCCTcccattaatttataaattcatttatataagATATTCATACGCATGCAACACAACACTAATCTTGTTTTGTTCTCTCTCGTTCTCAAAAGTTATCCCAAAACCCTTCTCCTAAGATTCTCGCTCTCCCATCTAGGGGTTATGAGAGTTTCCGCAACTCCTCCTTTCTTTTCATTCAATACTTTTCGCTACCATCTATCAATTTTTGTCtgatctttctttttatttttcggaAATAGCATAGAGATAGGCCAATCTATTGATTTTCGACCACCAGCGGCCACAAGACTTCCCAACTGCTGATCTATTGGTTTCCATAAGAACAGGTTCCATTTGAGTAGCACGTGAATCTCAAAGTGCCACAACGTCACAATGCATGTTTTGCCGCCATGCATGGTAGAAATGGGATTAGTAGCCTTAAATCTTACAGATCCAACAAATGTCTTCTCGCTAGTAGTGGCGCATGATTCCCATGTGCATTCACAACCAAACAGCCGATGTATTAGACTAACTAACaatgttattttcttatattaCCGCTTATTCTATTCAAAGATCGTGAGGAAATGAAAGTGGACGTGTAACAGcctctagaaattcaattgtgaaatttctattaactttaagaacctcgtgaagattccataagttttcacgaatccattaatcgtataggtttttgtctaactacatagttggtgttattatttattatggtatcagaagtgtgtttttgattattggagatagttagaagtgtcaaaatgtattatgatttgtgtcattagactcggagggttatttaaggtcttatggcgcaataatattttttcatattttcggacaaaacgtctgttcaaaactgtagatattattggataaaaatatcttaacctaattttgtggatattattagataaaaatattttaagctaattttgtggatattattaggtaaaaatatcttgaattgatttttgtagatattattaggtaagagagtcctacactccactctcactccgggtaagagagtcttacacttaactctcacttcaggtaaaagagtcctacacttaactctcacttcagcctcatctcttccatatctcatccataagtatctccagccacctctccccacgaaattattttcatttatactttccattaaaataatatcaaaaactctctctcggacagcttttaggagttcttttgcatgcccatttcgaagcttttgtaagtgttttatcataaagtctccttcatataagttgttcctttttaagtctaatttacgtggatatcttatttgtcccatttgaaaatcatttggtcagtcaaatattatgtaaactatagaaaggtcattctggaagataaactggagaatatgttatagtttggagtttttgaccaagctaatgatagatattgatccgaaatttttatagagtattgttaacatgtatatatgaatattggttgaggatttttgcatgattaaaggttttgatgaaatattttcttagatttaaaaacttagaaactggaagaggaaaaacagtttctgttttgagaaagtttaactctttggtggtctaaatctATTCTAATGatcttgataattttattggaggatcataagcatcttatatacatgttatattattattttgaagatattttatgttagtttcaaagatatgaaattttatgcaaagagatatttagataaaccaaagtgtggatattcttggctaaatttatgttttggttaatttctaaccatgtgatcttgaattagaagcttatatatgttttaggacatctttttaaaccatgtgacggtttggtttgaagatcatatatttataagtcatagatcaagagatttatcaaaactagttgaggaaaaagtttctgtttttggactaagtgtaaaaccaaaaactccaaatgttattttgtgattttggtgactttagtttgatgatttaaagcatggttgatgttaggatgatattatgaatctgttagaagtaagatttgattttttgaaattcttagagatgttttgatttaaggtcaaaacttgtgattcaagtgcttggatctttttacaaaaaagtttagtgttgattattagctttttctaaatggatgttttaagtatggttttgaacttaggattggaagatgtttgttgcaaaattttggtttaagcatgagttttgaagttggaaggaattgaaacaaaaatcaagggaaatggcctatggatgtttcggccatagtatgttttccatagttgtgttttgttttaaatttttctgaattgatctttaaatttaggacaaaatttacatgaggaatgtaaattttggaaacttttgaagttagtatgcaaaatccttaagttatgggtaaaacggtcattttcccacatgtagaaagtaaaatgaaaattttactctttaagttagtattttccatatttcaaattattagtgatttagttttaacttttagaatcactaattacaattcctcgtgatcgcacttgaaattttataagaaacgcgaagatcgaggtaagttagcttttaacttactagcagtctactgtgtatgtgtgttaagtaaaggaactacagtgtatgtatgtgtgttatcatatgtgtcatgccatgccaagttatcaagtaattgtctattatacagaatttattctgtcatcaatttttatctgttacataatatattctgtcatgtattactgtaccttacaagtacgtcatgctaggtataccatctattacatatatgtcaagtcatgtaatatttactgttgtaagtatgtcatattaaatatgttgtctattatatgttatgccatgttacaaaatgtttctatctcaagttggtcatgtatttcaagttatgttcaaatcacgttatgttacgtcagggcttcagtcatttcgtattccattcacgtttcatcttaattacttatgtatggggtcacagcaattgtgatgcatacactacgtgagacacagcaattgtgacaagtagaatatatggggccacaacaactgtggagtatgtatttacacgtagaatacatggagccataacaactgtggagtatgtatttttcaagttaagtcaagtttgtgtagaatacatggggccacaacaactgtggagtatgtattttcacgtagaatacatgaggccacaacaactgtggagtatgtatttttcatattaattcaagtttcagagcaagttcatgctaagtcaagtttcagatcaagttcatgtcaagtcaagttcagttcatgtttcaatttaagttatgtcaattatgttatgttgtacgttaagttatgctttaattacttatgaatttaattatgcatttatgtttttactgtcatccatgcatcattagcttgtgtggaagttttttgttaacttactgagatttgtaatcaaatctcattttggtagtcccaactaccattccccccgaatggtagatcttgttacaggacctgaaggagaatcaggagctgatcaactagatacagttgactaagcgacggtacgacgtcaatattaatatagtagttaacgtaaattactacttgtacaatggagttgcatctctagtactttttggatcataaccattttggactagtgttgtgatatgttcaatgggtctttatgtatgaagtatattttaagcatttgagatattttcaatttggtgcatagtattgctaaagaaaaaaattatccgctgcgaatattgcataatgttagatacatgttaggaacattgcatcttatatgtcatgaacgggggcagataaccttgtgttgcatatctcgacgcttcaaatgtccgtccgatcccaaacgaaatttgggggcgtcacaggacATCTCTTTCAACCAAACTGGACTAGCTAAATGTAACAGAACACAATCTATTATGATTTTTAGTCGTGATAGTGTCGCAATCTATTTATCAGACTACAAAAAAATGGATTTAAGCTGCTTTCCTTTGTGAgaagagaaaagatatttgtaattatgAAATACATAAGTgtcgtgtaatttttttttttaaaatgagtaaatatgagacttacataaaaaaattaatattctaataataaattatactattttttaaaataattacatgatctTCACGTACTATACAACTATACGTAACCCTACtcattaaaaaaggaaaaaaaaataaaaaaagcacaACACTTCATCTTAAAAATGCGGAGGTGGGCTAGAGCACAAGATACTTGCCACGTGGAATCAGTAGAAGTGCCAAACCAGCACAGAAAgaggtttattttttatttttaaatttttgatgaATTGCAGAGAGATAGATACACATCTCATGTATATGACACGCCAAGATTTCGTTATCCGTTTCCGAACGTTACGAGCTCCTCGCTTATCAAGGAGGATGGCTTCTCTGTTGCTTCCAATTGGTAATCCACTCTTCTAGtttctttccattttaattttattttccaagtTCCTTACTCGTAATCATAGTTCTGAAAGCAACGTGCAGATCATGATTTAGAAACGGCAAACtctgtgttttcttttgtttctttcttttctgttataaaaattgcaaacccagatagtttgtaaatatgATTAGTAATGAACCTTAGCTTCGACTGCTTGGACTTTGgcgaaaagaaaatgaatggttTTTTTTAGTCGATGCAAGTGCTTATTGCAAGGTAAATGTGTCTAGTTCTTCTTCCAAGCAATCGGCAATTCTAAGTGGCAATTACGTTTTCTATGTGGCAATTACGTTTTCTATGATTTTATGCCAGTTCAAATAACTTTGCTCTCTCCAAATTAATGTCTAAAACTATCTCTCTCAAAGTTCAGAAGGCCCAGATGCTTGGTATATTGACCAGATTATGCTCAACTGTGCTGTTTGTACATATAACCATCTGAACTTTGCAGTAGCTGATGAACCAAAAGGGAAATATCAAGAATGATAACATTTCCTCTTCATTATTCCCGGGTCCCCCATATGTTGCGCGTTTGAACTTCCTGCAAAAACTTGTTCTATTCCTGTGTGTTTTGCTGCTGTACATGACATGCGACACAGATATATGCTCCTGTCAAATTTGataaaatgcttttttttttgtaatgtaaaattcatttttaatattgataACATTTGCGGAAACATCTCCTGTCAATGTGATggcatttaaaaataaaagtgtacTTCTTTTAACATTTCCTGTTGCTTTTTTGTTTCAATATTCATTCATTTTTCTATGACTTCAAATGCGATCTCTTGCTCCTAAAATCTTTGTGATATTCCAATTGTATTAGGTTCTGCTTTTGGCAACAGTTTGTTTGCCAATCATCAAGCCATTTCCAGTGATAAAGTTCGCGGTCTGGTTGTGAGATGCTCAACTTTGGATCTTAAGGCTGAAGCTTCAAGGGCAAGGGAATTGAGGGATGAGTTCAATGTAATTAAACGTAGGGATGTAATTGGGCTGGCTTTTGGATTGTCAAGCCTCTTTACAGACTCATTTGAAGCCAAGGGCGCTGGCTTGCCCCCTGAGCAGAAGCCAAGACTCTGCGATGACACTTGTGAGAAAGAGCTTGAAAATGTATGGTGAGATTACATGGCCCCTTACCTGCAAGAATATCTTTTCAGCACTTCAAATGTTACTTACTAATTAGAACAGTATAAAGATGCCTCCTCACTGAAGCAGGTTGCATTGTACCAATAAGATAACAATTAAACTGTTGAAACTTAAAACATAGCTGCCACCACTGTAGGATTATAACTCTTGCATATGCTACCATATAAATTCGTAATATGCTATATATGCCATTCTTTCACTGGGAGTGTCCAACTTTATGTGGGCTTATAACCCTTGCCTCTAGCACTGAATGCCTGTTAATAACTTGATTCTAGACATGTTTATAACATGTCTTGATGTCCTGAGGTACAGCAACAAAGTGTGGTTTCAGTAAATGAGGAGTCTTAAAAACATGCTCAATCTCTTATGTCCATTTGAGTCTTCTCCTGTTGAGCTAAATTTCTCCTCTACATTTACACTAAATATTGCATCTCTCTCTTTTAAGACCATTTCGATCGGTTGtctctcattcaataaaatttttattactcaaacttttctatctattttttcttcttccaactGTCCAGCATTATACTTAACAGTCATTCTGAAGCATCCTGAGGCTAGAGCCCTACTCATTGGGGCTTAGTTCTCACACTATATGTTGTTTCAACATCTTGCCCCTCACTTATTACATAATCGATCTCTATTCAAGTTGGTCAAGTAATTACGGCATGGGACTCTTTGTTTGTACTGATCTCCATGTTTGATACATATTATGTCAATTCATACTATTCTCTTCACATAAATGAAATCCATATTGTCACCATGATGTGATCAAATTCATCGATTGAATCCTGAAACTTTGATTTTGTAATGAAACCCAGTCAATATTAAAGGACCTTCGAAGAGAAGGAGCACACACTAGAGGAGCTGCGTCTGTTATTTTTCAGTACTTTGTTTCAATGGGCCATTGCCATAGATTTCCATGGCCTAAATGTACATGATTTCCTTTTGTCCTACTTAGTGAACTAGATAggtgttatctcttgtatacctccttgtgtacttgggctatgcctattcttattaatactatcgtttacttatcaaaaaataataattgctaGATGGGCTGAAAGAATAATGCCTAAGTACTAAATGAATTCCAGCAGGTTCTCCCTGGCCTTCTTACACTACGAcaatcattttggtgtaaaCTAGTTCTTTTTTTCTATAACCTGAATGTTTTCCAACCATCCACACTAGTGCAATTGATTGAACCAAGAGATCGATCTCGAGTGTGAGAAACATTTAATCAACTTCATGGCAGTTATTGTGATCAATGCGCAAATGGTGGCCCCAGATTAACATTATTAAGGCCACTATTACAGTGAGACCGTTGTGGTTCAAACCTTTTCTATTATATACAAAATATCTGTGATTGTGAGTTTGCATGTAATTAGTTTTGAATTAATATAGACTATTGACTTCTATTGTTGATGATCTTATGCTGAATGTTGGATGCACTCTTGAATGAAGGTACCTATGGTAACTACAGAGTCTGGTTTGCAGTATAAGGACATAAAAGTTGGTGCAGGCCCTAGTCCACCAGTTGGATTTCAGGTGGGCAAATTAGTCTGGCTCTTGCATATTAGTTTATTCCTGCAGCATGTGATGGTGAACCTATATATGAAGCCATAAGCAGCAATAGGAAGAGTCAACAATAGATAACTTTCTAGCttgtaaaaagtattttgtacctgtaaatttaatttatggATGGTTCTCCAAATTACCTTGCCGATTAACTCTCTCAAGTTGCACTTTAGCTATATTCAGAATCAATTGGTGAATGACATCTTTAGTATGGGTCTATCCCATGCCTTCAATATGGTTAGGAAACTTGGTGCATATTCATCAAACTGTAACTTAGGAATTGGCAAACAACTGTAGCAGTCATTGCTTCTGCAGGAGTAGGTGATGAGGCTTCTTTGGTGGTACAATCCTTCTCGGTTTCCCCCCCTTCTTATTTCTCATCCAAAATTCTCTGGTCAAATAACCTTTTTTGATTCCCGTGTCCCGTCAAAGTCTGCCTGCCTACTCTGTCAAAGATAGCTTTATATTTTCGCATTATTCATTGAATCAGCATTCACTCAATAGACTTTATCTATCAACATATTTAGCTGGTATGCATGACAAAAACTTCACTGACTTAATTAATCTTTTCTAAGAAAGGACCTTCTTTAAACTGGCCGTTGAAGTATACAGTTGCTTATGTTAATATAAATGAACATGGAAATAGTTCTATATCCTCACCTTCCTCCTTGTACCAATATATTGAGACTTAGTTCTTACTTCATGTTATGACCATTTCTTCTGTTGATATCACTGTTAGGTGGCTGCTAATTATGTTGCCATGGTTCCATCTGGACAAATATTCGACAGGTAAGAACATTGATTACATGGAAAATGTAATAAGCTTTATATCTCTAAATTAAGCTCAGACTTTGAATGTGTTCTTAGGCTGCCATGTCATATTTGTCATACATAGGGCTTAAATATAGACTTTTGATCGAAATGTGCATTGGTCCCTGACCTATGTGTCAGATTCTAAGATTGTTTGCCaatcaaaacatttccattttccttcaattttcaACACAAACATGCCCCCAAATATATTTTCATCTCCCAGAAAATTCATCTAATCACTAGTGGACCTCACCACTTTCACAAACAGCAAAAATACACATCTCttataattttctttccaaatatcTTCAATGGACTCCACCAGTcacaaacataaacacaaagacACCTCAAAATTCTTTCTCAAAATTCTCAGAATTTATTATGCTATAATTTTGTCTGGGAAATAATGATCTTGCCAATTTAGTGCTGGATAAAAACTTTAATGCCCATCTTATTGTCACTATGGTAACTGTAATTATTATACTCTGATAGACATTTCTGTCCTAGATGTTCATGTCAATGTTGGCATGGCATATTAGGCCACAATAAGGCTCACAAGAGCAGAGAAGATAGTGCCACATTACACCCTTCTGCTGCCACACCAATGTTCCTACCATTCTTCTCTAATTTTATGAGCCGTTTTGTGATCTCACATCACATTTCATATCAACAATACGCGTTATTTGCATGGTGACAAAAATACATTGCAAGGATCAAATCGAAGCATTTTCAAAACATCAAGCGCCAAATTAATGCAATCAATAGCGagggaaaaaattgaaatctgaCACCTAGTTATGCAATCAAAGTTATATGAATGAACATATAAAACTTAATTTGGCCCACATTAAATCGTAGTTCGTTTTAGACAGCCTAATCCTAGGACCTACTTTTGTGTAAAGTCCTGCACTGGCATGTCATAGGGTCTGAGAAACACTTACAATTTCTTTCTTCTCTGAGACGTCTTCCTTTAAACTCTGCAGTTCATTGGAGAAAGGTCAGATTTACATTTTTCGTGTTGGCTCTGGTCAGGTGAGCTTTAGAAGCAGTTCCTAATCCTTTGTGATTTACAGGTCACCAagaaaaagaatcaatattaatttattgcattttattaattcaaaccatttctctcaagttcctataaaaaaatcattgcaTTTTGTTCGGTTCAATCTAAGCAATTGTGGTATTTTTGCTGCGCACACTCCTAATTTTGAACTGTTAACTTGTTTATAAGCTTTTGTATGCCATCATTAAGTTGGTTATGTCTAAATAAGGTTCTCCGCctcaataataaataatggAGGTTCTCCACCTTTCTGATTTTTTAGTCAGTAATCATAGGATGGTAATGCCTGTATGATCTCActgtaaagaaaaaagaataaaaaaaaaataaactactaAACAGATCCATGTAATGGTGATAAGCATGTGCCATGCTGTCCTCGGCCTGGGTAAATAGAAGAATTTTAAACTGGAAGCAGCAACATGCCTGTATCTCTTAAATGGTATCCTTACTTTATCCATAGCACTATAGAAAATTAGAAAGAAGACCTACTCTCTTTAAATGGAcaaatttttttcatgcatgtgcTCACTGTAAATTCTGCTACAGATTTAGTGATTATAGTCTAAATGGTAAAACAGGTGATCAAGGGACTTGATGAAGGGATCCTGAGCATGAAAGCAGGAGGAAAGCGTCGAATTTTCATCCCAGGATCAGTATGTTTTTCACTTGATATTTGATGCTGCAACATATTTTTGctcataatttccttttcaCTTGATATTTTTGATGCTCCTATGCAAGATAAAATGTTCGCAAAGGGGCGTTTGAATTcatgttcttctttttattgCTTTCTAGGAAATTTAGGGACATATAGTCCCAGCTGTGGGGATTGAACCCTAGATCCCGTCCCTGGGGGATGGATGAAAGGCCAAGGCCTATTGGCTTTAGAATTCATATTTACCTTACTTGTTTTGGCATGACTCAGCAATGcagattcaaaattttcattttctgtcCATGTGTCTTTCCGAGAGCCAATTGCAAGTTTCTGTTCTGAAAATTTTTGGTGGAAAGGCCCTAACGTGTATCGGGTTTGTTTCTCTTTGATTAGTTGGCATTTCCAAAAGGTCTCACTTCAGCTCCAGGAAGGCCAAGAGTGGCTCCAAACAGTCCAGTCATCTTCGATGTGAGTTTGGAATACATACCAGGCcttgaagtggatgaagagtAACAGAATTCTTTAcccccttcttttttcttctcttttttaacCTTTATTGGTATccaaaacaagttcatgatCTGATACTAACATTGTAAAACTtaaattaattcattaatttctttttcacacTGTACAAAAGCAGTATTTATTCTTCATTCCAAGCCTCAAATGCTTGGTATGGTGGCAACAGTCGAAACAAATCTAAAAATTTGACCATGGCTcgactcttttctttttattatgaaCCAAGTCTACATACAAGTTCTTTGCTTCCATTGGCAGCCAACTGCCGAGGAAACAGAACATGGAAGGAATTATTGGCATAAAAAGAGAAGTCCTACGATTCCCCAACTCATACCAAAAAATAGGaggttattttatttcatttgtttaatatcattatagtcagtattacttcttctttttttcgaAGATGATGGAACTCCATTCTAGCAAAAGCCAATGGTTACATTCCAACACCTTGGAGTTAACAGCATAGAAATCCAAAACCAAGGTGTAAAAACAAACGACCTAGttataaaccaaaaacaaaaatcaataaaaaatcagATCATTTACAGCATAAAGCTGTGAGTACTTATTTATCAGTACGTGGAAGTACCCATCTTTCCGTTGGTGCTGTAATAAACTCTTCGCGAACACCTTTGGCACCCATTTGTGCAAGTGCATCAGCCACTTGGTTAACCTCCATGTAAACACGAAGCAATGAGGATACCAGGTCCCTTGGCAGTAGCCGAATCCTATCTCAATCGTCTTCACTTCCCAGTAAACCTATCCAGTCTATCATTATTTTGGAATTAGTTTCAACTTCATTCTTGAGTTGCAACT
Coding sequences within it:
- the LOC122275976 gene encoding peptidyl-prolyl cis-trans isomerase FKBP16-3, chloroplastic, yielding MYMTRQDFVIRFRTLRAPRLSRRMASLLLPIGSAFGNSLFANHQAISSDKVRGLVVRCSTLDLKAEASRARELRDEFNVIKRRDVIGLAFGLSSLFTDSFEAKGAGLPPEQKPRLCDDTCEKELENVPMVTTESGLQYKDIKVGAGPSPPVGFQVAANYVAMVPSGQIFDSSLEKGQIYIFRVGSGQVIKGLDEGILSMKAGGKRRIFIPGSLAFPKGLTSAPGRPRVAPNSPVIFDVSLEYIPGLEVDEE